In Primulina huaijiensis isolate GDHJ02 chromosome 4, ASM1229523v2, whole genome shotgun sequence, the DNA window TTTCATATGAATatcagggaaaaaaaaaactatctgAACTGAGAAATCTCCCATTTCTTTAGCTTAATTCAATTAGGGAACCATGTTTCTTTTTCTGGCCGTGCTTCCTTTctcaatatttttccttttcaatcTCTTCATACACAAGAGAACTGGCCTACTCCCACCAGGTCCGAAAGGACTTCCGATCATCGGAAACCTGCATCAATTCGATCCAGCCCGTCCACACTTGTGCCTCTACGATCTTGCAAAACAGTATGGCCCCCTTATGTCGATGAAATTTGGCTGTCGAGACGCCATCGTGGTTTCTTCCGCAAGAGTAGCCAAACTAGCCCTGAAAAACAATGACATGGCTCTCTCGGGGAGGCCACAGTTTACTTGCTTAAGTAAACTTACTTACAATGGTTCAGATATTACCGTGTGTTCCTACAATGAAACTTGGagggaaatgagaaaaataagcCTCCTCCATCTATTTAGTGTTAAGCAGGTGATCTCATTTCGACCCGTTCGGGAAGATGAAGTTTCCTGCATGATAGAAGATATGATCGAGAAGTCCGATTCCAATGAGTTGATAAACTTGAGCCGGGCCGCGTTCTTGCTGACCAACGGCTTTATATGTAGAGCCGGATTCGGGAAGAAGTACGAcgatgaagaaaaaagaaggtTCAATGAGGTTTTCAGAGAAACTCAAGCGATGCTAGCAGGGTTCTTCGTGGGCGATTATTTTCCTTCATTGGGTTGGATTGATAAATTAAGTGGAATGAATTCTAGACTAGAGAAGGTTTTTaaagatttggatatgttctGCCAAGAACTTGTAGATGATCAACTTGATCCAAAGAAGCCCAAATCACTGAATGACAACATTCTTGCTCTGTTGATCAGGTTGAAACAAGAAGAAGCCGCTTCGGTCAATCTCGGATGGGACAACGTCAAGGGAGTCCTCATCGTATGAATCAATTCAACCATCTTATTCAATATTGCAGAGTGTCTGCTAGGCGGGATCGGACCAAAACCAACTCTTTAAATAATACCACTTCAATTTCTAAGATGAATTACTGATTAGTTATTGTATGAATATTACAGGATATATTCGTAGCTGGAACAGAAACAAGTGCAGCACTGATTGTTTGGGCAATGGCGGCTCTGATGAAGACGCCCCACGCGATGAAGAAAGCACAGGAAGAAGTCCGAAACTTAGTAGGAAACAAAGGCGCTGTGGATGAAGATGATGTCCCAAATCTTGCTTATTTAAAAGCAATCATCAAAGAAACATTAAGAATGTTTCCTCCCAATCCGCTCTCAGTGCCAAGGGAAACCATAGAAAGATGCAGCATAGATGGATACGAAATCCCTCCAAAAACAGTAGTTTATGTGAATCTTCACGCAATCGGCTTAGACCCTGAGTACTGGGAAAATCCAACTGAATTCAACCCCGATCGATTCTTGGATAGTACTATAGATTACAGAGGGCAGGATTTCGGGTTGCTCCCATTCGGTTCAGGTCGAAGAGGATGCCCTGGAATCAATCTGGGAATCGCAATCGTGGAGCTCGCACTTGCCAATCTTCTCTACTCCTTTGACTGGGAGTTGCCtcatggaatgaagaaagaagaTATCGACATGGAGGCATCGCCTGGACTTAGTCAAAGCAAGAAAAATGATCTCTGCCTTTTTGCCAAATGCCATGTTTGTAAgtgattttaatatatttatttaaattactgGAAATATAAGAacgaaattttgataatatttaaatgaattaaaatatgactaatagtatttattaattgaaacaaatcaaatcacaaaatcaaaaaTCATGACCATAGACGGTGTATGAATCGGAGAAATTATCTTATCCACATTACACACTTTTTAATATACTTCTTGTTTGATTTTGATAACTAAACAACTCTTTGTCGTAGTTtgttataatatacatataaccATTTTGATATACTCAGCAAGTATATGATCGTCTTTGACATctatttatgttatttaaaatcctcatctgCGATTTGACATGCTCGTAGTTTACTTTCCTATCAGGacgttttttcggttttctacattattttttatccaataatcttattttttaaatatttattttattgttgaatgatTATTCAGTTTTTGACAATCATCAACTATAACTTGTAAGAATAAATGTTGTTTTTAGTCGTGATTGGTTTTTACTTGTGACTAAAATTACGTATAACCTATATATTCTTCAATAACATAACCAATGAATGGTGCTGTAATTTCTTCAAACATCGTAATATttgtaatatcatttttatatatttagtatcaatattatcaacatatagCTATAAGTTTAATacatttttaacaattatttctcaatcaatgtgagaaaaaaacttgaaaatcttTTCAAATGACTATATCTTAGAACTGTGTCATCGTTTAATTTGACGCAATTCAGGAAAGTCATTTCGTTCGtcattttttagaagatttggaacaATGATTGCGTGTATCATATCATGAGGATGATATAGTTTCAATctcataaacaaaataaattttattctatcgagtttacattttgttttattatattttatatattgtggaacgatatataaaattaattattgtattttaaaaatcttgaggatacaaataacgtaattaagatatgtatatgagatatcattcaaatatatatatctaagTATTTGTCTTATTCAATATCTCATCTAATAATACAGCTGTTTAGATTTCATGAGCATCTTATAATAGACAAAATTAATATGATGAAATATTGTataattcaatttgaatttCACTATTCGGCTAAGTGAATTTATTTGGTGAGTAGTTCTCTATGTTACCATAATATATCTCATGAATTAGTTTGTTAGCcactttaactaaaaaaataaacaaaaacaacCTCTTAGCCACCTCGAAATCTATCGAGATAATAGTGGAAGACATAAAGTGCAACCGGCTCAATGTTCTAATTTACTAAAAATGCACAAAATTGTTCTATTGTGTCCACAAAACTTTAGAATTGTTCtcataacaataaaaatagaatgagaattatacacaattttttttcatgtatttctttttctgaatgaagaattttttctttttgtttattctttgagaaatattgatattttatatggcaTCAATATGTTGCAAACCATGAAGTAGCAACATAATCACTATATAACCCTTAAAGGTTTACACATACAATTTTCCAATTTCTTCTTCATTGTGCTGCgttgaaattaaatatgaatcattcttgatcttaatattttgctttaaatacgccttcaaatatatatgtatatgtttcatGTCACTTAATTAGACctaatttcaaatatctaaaaaaatgtgtttgaatTATATCATACAGAAATAGGGACATAGTAATAcgcaacattattttttttaccatgTTTTTTTCATCCACTATGtttgtcataaattttttgttcaaaatttgattcatttcttAACTATGTATGAAGaaccaataaattatataattcacaGGAATCATATATTACCCTCTTCGTAGAACATAATTAAGACACAAAATATGTGGCTTTGATTGGTGTATTCTCAtacatattttcatataaacaacaagataaataatagaatatcagaaaaatcaattgccgccaacaatactaaacaaaatgaatttaaaaaattcatgacaCAAACAACCTCCATAAAAAATGATAactcaaagtttaaaaatattttatttagtacaataacaaaaaaattgaagtATATACGAGCAACAGAAAGCATAAATCACtctcaaattaaatactaactcatattattcaaaatttatataaatttttcaatatttttttttcaaagaaagAGAAGACGTCTTATTAACGTCAtggtttcataaatattttacttttaattgcaatgcccggttactcgtacaaatgataataatacgtttatgtcattattagatagttatttagcttattaagttttacatattgattgaagtattaatattgagattgaacatgatttttatattgtccatggtGTAGTGAGAATCAATATGTGTAtaaatagtgatagtaagatgtgtagataGAAGTGGTGTattgaagttgataggaaatgagatgaaattgtggtagttttgaAGGGTTTTAGCATTATGATTAGAATATGCATCCAAATTATGTCAGGCTAtgaccattagaaagctaagatataatgctacaactttcatgttttgagttttgttcaaatcattagggaagacgagccaaaagtggcccgaagtgtgtcgtgtgtatcgttgttcctgcactgacacatgttgggagaatgagtataaccttttactcaaaccttcaaACGACATGAGGCCAATTAGAGATGCAAAAAAACACATAGggatacaactttcatgttgaccacttttgctaattcagaagttaaaaatgagtttttctgcagaatgtggcgcgcatatgcgccaaaactcgcgcatatgcgccgggtggGCAGAACGGgctgcgcatatgcgcccggaaagtcgcgcatatgcgcccagcagTGTATAAAAAGATAAGTATCGAGTTTTCTACGCACTTTCCACCATTATCACCTTCTCTAACAGCATAAACTCGGAAgaaaacctagaaaacttcctccaaatgcttccttcttcatttctttcatcattttgaggttagaacttagttctacatcccaagagcttcctaagggtgtaagttttcttctcttttagttgtttttCATGTAGAAGGGTAACTTTCACTAGTATAGACAtagtaattaaattattgatatgtttgacagtataggagcgagaatcatcgtctcaaaccagtattcgtacgcttggattgtaagttggcatgttcttgaagtaatacatgagtaatattataaatttcaaatgcttctcattttctattgctatatgtacattgttagtatgtttattgatgaaaacatagcaccatattccattgttatgtattaaatatgaaaggaactcatgaatattgaagatgagTGCTactatgtcatgaacatgaacatggatatgaaaggaaaatgactgattttacatgatatagagcttgttgacatcatgggtggttttaagtccaccaaacctattgaccaatatatgttcatggggcgtggggttgccaaaggttgctccctgacgttcaacacagtagtagctatataataaagcaagcacggtagtacaggtcaactaatgaggctcaagtacaaaaatgaacatgaatatatgctatggtatgacatggtttaaagatttattgttgtcacgacttgatatgtatgttccttcgacgcatattgatacgtacaagtgccaacttattgagttttataaactcacgtagctcatgtattacaggatcaggtagtgaagagacgtaggatgccggttcgccaatggatgcttgtgacgtgccttacctcgacaagaactgAGACACCTTATTGTATGGCTttcgcatatgtattgtagtaaattttatgtcagcGTTTGAAACCagttccatgttatgtatgatgataaaaagtatgtttgtatatgagaatatgtttataagtgtgtataaatagtattgcttgtgtttttggtgtatacaaaatatagggacattatgccaaaatttttataaaccgtcaaagttcgaaggtgagggcagtgcgCCACGACCTAtggatgattttgctcagctgctccaacaacaagcgaaagttcatggggagcagatacaacaATTATTGGAGATGAAACGGACTActcatgagcaggcacatgcacaagccatgataCCCAGATAAGGGCATGTTCAAACAGATGTATATGATCGATTTCGACGTCTGAACCCTCccgaattcatgggaagcaccgatccggcagtagcagaagagtggattaaatcattggagtccatcttttcctaccttcatatggaagatgcaAACAAAGTAACTTGTACCatctttttattaacaaaacatgcaaggatATGGTGGGAGAGCGCAAAAGTTGCATTACCGATTAAACCATTAACATGGGGAACTTTCAAAACTgtgttttacaaaaaatatttcagtaaagatgcACGAGCCAAGAAAGCAGTGACTTCATGAATTTGAAGCAAAgaaccatgtcaatgactgaatatatacaacaatttgaggctggagtccaatatgtaccatatattgcagaggatgacacaagtaagggcgaacacttcatgaggggacttcgctctgaaattaaaagagatgtacgaaTGTCGAAGGTTGTTATATACGGGGAGATAgtggaaagagcacttatggcagaacaagatgaGCAAGACATTGACAGAGATAGGCAATAGCGAAGGCAGCAGTATTTTCAAAGGAGCCAAGGAacaggacaaggcaaaaagaccgATAGCAAAGGTACCCGACCAGAGGAACctcgtggcaagggtccccctccacgtaaagaacaaGACAGACCACTTTgccctaaatgtggcaaacttcatggcggtGAATGTATGCAatgttccaatgtttgttatcgttgcaaaaagccagggaATCTCGCtaggaattgtccagggagttctgagaaagtacatggACGctttttctccatgactaaagaggaactggatgcggatacatcgatgatcactggtatgttcttgatttctggtattactgctattgttttactagattcaagagccacgcattcctttatttcggaatcgtttgtaaggagactgggcattagAGCAAGTACAACGGAgacacaactcgccatagccttaccttccgggcaagaattacagataGATCATATTgtgcgagggtgtccaatatatgtccaaggccatcagatgtatgccaATTTGATAGTTCTGAAAATGACCGATTTTGATGTGATACtgagaatggattggctctcgaagtacagagttactattgactgtggtatgaagatgatcaagtttgcactagtaggagctgaaccattcacagtagcaagtgcaggtatatccttacctcttcgaataatctcttgtatgaaggcttgtaaattactacagaaggggtgtcaaggatatttagcatctgtgttaactattgacccaCCTGTTTGTGAATTAAGAAATACAGATATTGTTTGTGAATTCccagaggtatttcctgatgataTAACAGGCTTACCTCctgatagagagatcgaatttgtgaTTGATATTGTGACAGGAACTCagccgatctcaaaagctccttatcgattagctcctacagaaatgaaagaattgaaagaacagttacaggagttacttgataaagggtttattagaccgagtttttcaccatggggtgcacctgttttatttatgaagaagaaagacggtaaTCTTCGTTTATGTATTgtttatcgggagttgaacaaagtgacaatcaaaaataagtatccactccccagaattgatgatttgtttgatccaTTACAAAGAGCTGCCATCTTtttgaagattgatttacgatcatgctatcatcaactaaaaatgaaatcagatgatatctcaaagactgccttccgaacgaGGTATgtgcattatgaatttcttgtaatgccatttggactaacgaatgcaccagcttcttttatggatttaatgaatagaattttcaagccatttttagacaagttcgtgattgtgtttatagatgatattctcatctactcacgaactacagAGGATCATCGAGGACATCTGaaattagttttgcaaactttgaaagataaacatttatatgcaaaatggaagaaatgtgaattttggcttgaacaagtatcattcttgggtcatatcatttcaaaagaaggcatatcagtggacccaagtaagattgaagctgttaataactggctacgacataccactgttaccgaggtacgtagttttcttgggctagctggttattaccgtcaatttatagcgggattttctaagatagcattgcctttgacttcGTTAatacgaaagaatgtgaaatttgtatggaatgaagcatgtgatcacagtttccaagagttaaagacaaaattgacttcagcaccggtccttgctattccaAAAGGATCAAGagattttgtggtatacagtgatgcttcgaaacaaggattAGGCGCAATTTTAATGCAGCATGAgaaggtcattgcttatgcctcaagacaattgaaagaatatgaaacgAACTATCCCACACATGACTTAGAACTGACAGCaatggtatttgcgttgaaaaaatggcgccattatctgtatggtgaacggtgtgaaatttacacggaccacaagagtttgaaatatttattcacgcaaaaagaactgaatatgagacaacgacgttggttggaattggtgaaagattatgattgtgttattaattatcattcaggtaaagccaatgttgttgcagatgcgttaagtcgaaagtccagttctattgcctcaatgcaagtacaagaacaaatcttATGAGATTTACAGAAtttgaagattgatgttatgccaaagggaactgcaatccaattatcatctctcatggttcgacTAACACTTTCAGATAGAATCAAGGCCGAACAAAGTgtagacaatgaattacaacaactgaggcagcgagatgaagaaaaaggcaatttgaactttgaattgaatggagaaggaatgttgacatatcgaggtagattgtgtgtgccaaaacaaggaacgatCAGAAACGAAATTCTTATAAATGCACATGCTACACCCtactcgatccatccaggaggcacgaaaacgtacaaagatttgaaaccattattttggtggccaggtatgaaaaaggacattgctcaatttgttgcacaatgtctaacttgtcaacaggtcaagactgaacatcaaagaccagcaggactcCTGAAACCATTACCCATTCCTGAGCGGAAGTGGGAACATATCACGATGGATTTCattcttggtttgccaagaacacaaagagggttcaatgctatatgggttattgtggatcgacttacgaaatcagctcattgtcttccggtgaagaccacatacacgatgaataaatatgctgaagaatacatcaaagagAGAGTGAaacttcatggcatcccagtgtccattgtatctgatagagatcccaaatttacgtctgcattttggaaaagtttacatcatgctatgggaactcgattgtcATTTAGTACGGCgttccatcctcaaactgatggacaatcagaacgagtgaatcagatcttagaagatatgttgagggcctgtactattgactttCAAGGTAGTTGGGACAATAAACTATAGTTGGctgagtttacatataacaatagctatcagtcaagcattggaatggcaccgtATACTGcgttatatggtagaaaatgttgCTCTCCAGTACATTgagatgaagtaggagaaagaaagttattaggccttgaattggtacaacagacagccgaattggtaacCCAGATTAGAGAGAGAATGAACACTGCCCAAAGttgacagaaaagctatgctgatgtgcgacgtcgttGATTGGAATTTCAGAtcggtgaccatgtatttgtaaaaatatcaccattgaagggcattttgcgttttggtaagaaaggaaaattgagttcAAGATATATCGGTCTATTTGAAATCTTAGAAATAATAGGAGACAGAGTCTACCGAGTTGCATTACCACCGAGTTtatcaaacgttcataatgtttttcacgtttccttgctacgaaagtatttggccaatccttctcatgttcttcattacgaaccgttggagcttgcatcgaatctctcatatgaagaacgaccggtccAAATCATCGacaggaaatcaaaagtgttacgagacaaggaaatacccttggtgaaactattatggcgaaatcatgcaattgaagaagcaacttgggagcgagaagacgagattcaacaaagatatcctgaactatatggtacgtcaaatttcgaggacgaaattctttgaaggaggagagaattgtaatgcccagtTAAttgtacaaatgataataatacatTTATGTCATTattagatagttatttagctcattatgttttacatattgattgaggtattaatattgagattgaacatgatttttatattgtccatggAGTAGTGAGAATCAATATGTGTATAAATAGTGATattaagatgtgtaggtagaagtagtgtaatgaagttgataagaaatgagatggaattgtggtagttttgaagggttttagcataatgattagAATATGCATCCAAATTATGTGAGGTTATGACCATTAGAaaactaagatataatgctacaactttcatgttttgagttatgttcaaatcattaggaaagatgagccaaaagtggcccgaaatgtgtcgtgtgtatcgttgttcatgcactgacacatgttaggagaatgagcataaccttttactcagaccttcaaatgacatgaggccaattggatatgcaataaaacacatagggctacaactttcatgttgaccacttttgctaattcagaagttaaaaatgagtttttctgcagaatgtggcgcgcatatgcgccaaaactcgcgcatatgcggtGGGTGGGCAGAACGGgctgcgcatatgcgcccggaaagtcgcgcatatgcgcccagcagTGTATAAAAAGATAAGTATCGAGTTTTGTAAGCACTTTCCACCATTCTCACCTTCTCTAACAGCCTAAACTCGAAAgaaaacctagaaaacttcctccaaatgctttcttcttcattcctttcattattttgaggttagaacttagttttccatcccaagagcttcctaagggtgtaagttttcttctcttttagttgtttttCATGTAGAGGGGTAACTTTCACTAGTATAGACAtagtaattaaattattgatatgtttgacagtataggagcgagaatcatcgtctcaaaccagtattcgtacgcttggactgtaagttggcatgttcttgaagtaatacatgagtaatattatgaatttcaaatgcttctcattttctattgctatatgtacattgttagtatgtttatttatgaaaacatagcaccatattccattgttatgtattaaatatgaaaggaactcatgaatattgaagatgagTGCTactatgtcatgaacatgaacatggaTATTAAAGGAAAATGactgat includes these proteins:
- the LOC140975073 gene encoding strychnine-11-hydroxylase-like isoform X1; this encodes MFLFLAVLPFSIFFLFNLFIHKRTGLLPPGPKGLPIIGNLHQFDPARPHLCLYDLAKQYGPLMSMKFGCRDAIVVSSARVAKLALKNNDMALSGRPQFTCLSKLTYNGSDITVCSYNETWREMRKISLLHLFSVKQVISFRPVREDEVSCMIEDMIEKSDSNELINLSRAAFLLTNGFICRAGFGKKYDDEEKRRFNEVFRETQAMLAGFFVGDYFPSLGWIDKLSGMNSRLEKVFKDLDMFCQELVDDQLDPKKPKSLNDNILALLIRLKQEEAASVNLGWDNVKGVLIDIFVAGTETSAALIVWAMAALMKTPHAMKKAQEEVRNLVGNKGAVDEDDVPNLAYLKAIIKETLRMFPPNPLSVPRETIERCSIDGYEIPPKTVVYVNLHAIGLDPEYWENPTEFNPDRFLDSTIDYRGQDFGLLPFGSGRRGCPGINLGIAIVELALANLLYSFDWELPHGMKKEDIDMEASPGLSQSKKNDLCLFAKCHVYQQLVGW
- the LOC140975073 gene encoding strychnine-11-hydroxylase-like isoform X2; amino-acid sequence: MFLFLAVLPFSIFFLFNLFIHKRTGLLPPGPKGLPIIGNLHQFDPARPHLCLYDLAKQYGPLMSMKFGCRDAIVVSSARVAKLALKNNDMALSGRPQFTCLSKLTYNGSDITVCSYNETWREMRKISLLHLFSVKQVISFRPVREDEVSCMIEDMIEKSDSNELINLSRAAFLLTNGFICRAGFGKKYDDEEKRRFNEVFRETQAMLAGFFVGDYFPSLGWIDKLSGMNSRLEKVFKDLDMFCQELVDDQLDPKKPKSLNDNILALLIRLKQEEAASVNLGWDNVKGVLIDIFVAGTETSAALIVWAMAALMKTPHAMKKAQEEVRNLVGNKGAVDEDDVPNLAYLKAIIKETLRMFPPNPLSVPRETIERCSIDGYEIPPKTVVYVNLHAIGLDPEYWENPTEFNPDRFLDSTIDYRGQDFGLLPFGSGRRGCPGINLGIAIVELALANLLYSFDWELPHGMKKEDIDMEASPGLSQSKKNDLCLFAKCHV